In Parasphingorhabdus halotolerans, a single window of DNA contains:
- a CDS encoding TonB-dependent receptor plug domain-containing protein — MISVIAISILPQTVLAQELVATNLQPRSENDRQIYDAEQFKRFNPRTALDMVGQVPGFTIDTGDTDERGLGQADENVLINGQRISGKNIDAFIALRRISADSVVRIEIVDGATLSISGLSGQVLNLVTKVDENKGISGNFRWRPQWRRAGNNWFAGDASITGPLGKGEFTLSIENDAFRNGVDGPEQVIDRFGNLLFERDEIARVRGDRPKFSAAYASTSDAGSVFNLNASYGLNHFTESVDTLRTQSGQPDIFEFYSSREREWNAEISGDYEFALGGGRLKLVGLQRLEHSPFNNFFGQTFTDGITPANGSQFDQTVDEGESVVRAEYNWKTGGGTDWGISLEGAYNFLENEGSFSSFANPVVTPLGNTKVTEYRGELIGSYGRPLSEQLTLQATLGGEYSKISQSGARGQTRSFIRPKGSVSLSWKPQDDLDVSLKLERKVGQLNFFDFVESVDVANNANNAGNPGLVPPQTWRAELEATQKLGPWGSMTVNIYGEKITDIVDSIPITATTEARGNLPKATRYGVSLTSSILFDSIGWTGAKLDIQGEVRKSSVRDPLLGNFRRTNDDKIFTYEISLRHDIPNSDWAWGGGAEDFRFSNFLRLDQINNFKTGAPYTWIFVEHKDVLGLTVKADLGNLLGRSENFTRTVYGQLLGQPGDASRGFIPGRRDGPIGFIEDRSRDFGLIYRITVSGSF; from the coding sequence ATGATCTCAGTGATAGCCATCAGCATACTTCCGCAAACTGTCCTGGCGCAGGAACTAGTGGCAACCAACCTGCAACCACGCTCGGAAAATGATCGACAAATCTACGACGCCGAACAATTTAAACGATTCAATCCGCGGACTGCCCTTGATATGGTCGGTCAGGTACCCGGTTTTACGATTGATACGGGCGACACCGATGAACGTGGACTGGGTCAGGCTGATGAAAATGTACTGATCAATGGCCAGCGCATTTCGGGCAAGAATATTGATGCGTTCATTGCACTCCGCCGGATATCGGCAGACAGCGTCGTGCGAATTGAGATTGTTGACGGCGCGACACTCAGTATCTCGGGCTTGTCGGGCCAAGTTCTCAATCTCGTTACCAAGGTCGATGAAAACAAAGGTATTTCCGGCAATTTCCGCTGGCGGCCACAATGGCGTCGGGCCGGCAATAACTGGTTTGCGGGAGATGCATCAATCACCGGCCCGCTCGGCAAGGGTGAGTTCACGCTTTCGATCGAGAATGACGCATTTCGCAATGGTGTTGACGGCCCCGAGCAGGTCATTGACCGGTTCGGTAACCTCTTGTTTGAGCGCGACGAAATAGCCCGTGTGCGCGGTGACCGCCCCAAGTTCAGCGCCGCTTATGCCAGCACCAGCGATGCAGGTTCAGTGTTCAATCTCAATGCATCTTATGGGCTCAATCACTTCACCGAAAGCGTTGACACTTTGAGAACCCAGTCGGGGCAGCCTGATATTTTTGAATTTTACAGCAGTAGAGAACGGGAATGGAATGCCGAAATTAGCGGCGACTATGAATTTGCCCTCGGTGGCGGCCGCCTAAAGCTCGTCGGCCTCCAGCGCCTAGAACATAGCCCGTTCAACAATTTTTTCGGACAAACTTTCACTGATGGTATCACGCCTGCCAACGGCAGCCAGTTTGATCAGACGGTTGATGAAGGCGAATCTGTTGTTCGTGCTGAATATAACTGGAAAACGGGGGGTGGAACCGACTGGGGAATCAGCCTTGAAGGCGCTTATAATTTTCTTGAAAACGAAGGGTCGTTTTCATCATTTGCCAATCCTGTCGTCACACCCTTGGGCAACACAAAAGTTACCGAATATCGCGGTGAGTTGATTGGCAGCTACGGTCGACCGCTTTCGGAACAACTCACGTTGCAGGCAACGTTGGGCGGCGAATATAGCAAGATTAGCCAAAGCGGTGCGCGCGGCCAGACCCGGTCTTTTATCAGGCCTAAAGGATCAGTTTCACTCTCATGGAAACCGCAGGATGATCTGGATGTCAGCCTGAAACTGGAGCGAAAGGTTGGTCAGCTCAATTTTTTCGACTTTGTGGAATCAGTCGATGTCGCGAACAATGCGAACAACGCTGGCAACCCTGGCCTGGTTCCGCCCCAAACATGGCGCGCTGAACTGGAGGCGACACAGAAGCTGGGTCCCTGGGGGTCAATGACCGTCAATATTTACGGCGAGAAAATAACCGATATTGTCGATTCCATTCCGATCACTGCCACTACGGAGGCCCGTGGAAATCTGCCCAAGGCGACAAGATATGGTGTCTCGCTAACGTCATCGATATTGTTCGATTCCATCGGCTGGACCGGTGCCAAGCTGGATATTCAAGGCGAGGTCCGCAAAAGCTCGGTGCGTGATCCGCTGCTGGGAAATTTCCGGCGGACCAATGATGACAAGATATTCACCTATGAAATCAGTCTGCGTCACGATATTCCAAACAGCGATTGGGCATGGGGCGGCGGCGCCGAGGATTTCCGATTCTCGAATTTCCTGCGTCTTGATCAGATCAACAACTTCAAGACCGGCGCGCCCTATACCTGGATATTTGTCGAGCATAAGGATGTGCTTGGATTGACCGTTAAAGCCGATCTCGGCAATCTCCTTGGTCGCAGCGAGAACTTCACCCGGACAGTTTATGGGCAACTTTTGGGGCAACCCGGCGATGCCAGTCGCGGATTTATTCCCGGTCGCCGCGATGGCCCGATCGGGTTTATCGAAGACCGCAGCCGTGATTTCGGACTCATTTACCGGATCACGGTCAGCGGAAGTTTCTGA
- a CDS encoding ABCB family ABC transporter ATP-binding protein/permease, with protein MPPDYSTKGQIDPPMIPTLKRFLPYLWPEGAPGLRIRIVIAGLLVLCAKAAILSMPFAYKAVVDGMAGDSLNTELTVLLALVAAYGLARFGQVMFDNMRNIVFEKVGQEAARQLAINVFNHLHRLSLRFHLGRRTGEITKVIERGTKSIDIMLYFLLFNIAPTIIELLAVLIIFQVKFGFGLVAATVAMVVVYITFTRKVTDWRNALRAEMNDMDTRAIGRSVDALLNYETVKYFTAEAREGERYNRAMQDWANAAVKSENSLGLLNIGQSFITNLTMIGAMAFSVYGWKQGDLTVGDLVLVNALLMQLFRPLDLLGMVYRTIRQGLVDMDAMFRLIDTEPEIADKPGATKLNVSDGTVEFDDVHFNYDEERKILKGLSFAVPSGKTLAIVGPSGAGKSTIARLLFRFYDPQGGRILIDGQDIADVTQNSLRSAIGIVPQDSVLFNDSIGYNIAYGRDGSTQTDVETAASGAALDNFIAQLPDGYKTQVGERGLKLSGGEKQRVAIARTLLKNPPILILDEATSALDSRTEDEIQATLAKISERRTTLIIAHRLSTITHADEIIVLDKGQIAERGDHRALLAKNGLYADMWKRQAEERELA; from the coding sequence ATGCCGCCGGATTACTCCACAAAGGGTCAGATCGACCCGCCAATGATTCCTACCTTGAAACGCTTTCTGCCGTACTTATGGCCGGAAGGTGCCCCAGGACTGCGCATCCGCATAGTGATCGCGGGGTTGCTGGTGCTGTGCGCCAAGGCCGCAATATTATCGATGCCTTTTGCCTATAAAGCCGTGGTTGATGGGATGGCGGGTGATAGCCTGAACACGGAACTCACAGTCTTGCTAGCGCTGGTGGCCGCTTATGGGCTGGCGCGGTTCGGGCAGGTGATGTTTGATAATATGCGCAATATCGTGTTTGAAAAAGTCGGGCAGGAAGCGGCGCGGCAATTAGCCATCAACGTGTTCAATCATCTGCACAGGCTCTCGCTGCGTTTCCATCTCGGGCGACGCACCGGTGAGATCACCAAGGTTATCGAACGTGGCACCAAGAGCATTGATATCATGCTCTATTTCCTGCTTTTCAACATTGCGCCCACTATCATCGAGCTGCTTGCCGTGCTGATAATTTTTCAGGTGAAATTCGGTTTCGGACTGGTGGCAGCGACGGTTGCAATGGTGGTTGTCTACATCACCTTCACCCGCAAAGTGACCGATTGGCGCAACGCCTTGCGCGCCGAAATGAACGACATGGACACCCGCGCGATCGGACGATCAGTTGATGCGCTATTGAACTATGAAACGGTCAAATATTTCACCGCCGAAGCACGCGAGGGCGAGCGCTATAATCGGGCGATGCAGGATTGGGCCAATGCGGCGGTCAAATCAGAAAACTCTCTCGGGCTGCTCAATATTGGCCAGTCGTTCATCACCAATTTGACAATGATTGGGGCAATGGCATTCAGCGTTTACGGCTGGAAGCAGGGCGATCTGACGGTTGGCGATCTCGTGCTGGTTAACGCGCTGCTGATGCAGCTGTTCCGCCCTCTTGATCTGCTGGGCATGGTCTACCGCACCATCCGTCAGGGCCTTGTCGATATGGACGCCATGTTCCGGCTGATCGACACCGAACCGGAAATTGCTGATAAACCAGGTGCCACGAAACTAAACGTCAGCGACGGCACGGTTGAGTTTGATGATGTGCATTTCAACTATGATGAAGAACGCAAAATTCTCAAAGGGCTCAGCTTTGCAGTGCCATCGGGAAAAACGCTGGCGATTGTCGGGCCGTCCGGCGCAGGCAAATCAACCATCGCGCGGCTGCTGTTCCGCTTCTATGATCCGCAGGGTGGGCGCATTTTGATCGACGGCCAGGATATTGCCGATGTCACCCAGAATAGTCTGCGGAGCGCGATTGGCATCGTGCCTCAAGACAGCGTGCTGTTTAATGATAGCATCGGGTATAATATCGCCTATGGCCGCGACGGTTCAACACAGACCGATGTGGAGACTGCTGCAAGCGGCGCTGCGCTGGATAACTTCATCGCACAATTGCCGGATGGTTACAAAACGCAGGTGGGTGAACGCGGGCTCAAACTTTCCGGCGGCGAGAAGCAGCGCGTCGCCATCGCCCGGACGTTGCTAAAGAACCCTCCGATCCTGATACTGGACGAAGCAACATCGGCGCTCGACAGCCGAACCGAAGACGAAATTCAGGCGACATTGGCGAAAATCTCCGAGCGCCGAACGACGCTGATTATCGCGCACCGGCTCTCCACCATCACCCATGCAGACGAGATTATCGTGCTCGACAAAGGCCAGATCGCCGAACGCGGTGACCACCGGGCGTTATTAGCCAAAAACGGGCTTTATGCCGATATGTGGAAGCGGCAGGCAGAAGAGCGGGAACTGGCTTGA